caaaagccCAGccatttataacatttatttatttatttatttatttccagtactgggggcactttaccactaaattatatcccagcccattttattttgcaacagggtcttataaaattgcccaggatgacctACAACTTGGGGacccttctacctcagcctcttgcatagctgggattataggtgtgcacaaccatgcctggctcatttaCAGCTTTTGGAAGGCTTTAAACTTTGGACCGGTTTTGTCAGAGGAGTAAAACTAACATAAGTTTAAAACACTATTAAAAGACCATGGGATACCATTTGACCcactattccactccttggtctatatccaaaggacttaaaatcagcatactatagtaacacagctacatcaatatttatagcagcacaattcacaatagctaaactgtggaaacaacctagatgcccttcaatagatgaatggataaagaaactgtggtatatatacacaatggaatattactcagcattaaaagataataaaatcatggcatttgcaggtaaatggatggagtaggatgatatcatgctaagtgaagtaagccaatcccaaaaaaccaaaggctgaatgttatctctgataaatggatgctgatccaaaatggggaggggggagcttggggaaaaaatggaggaactttgggcaaaggggaggaagggtagAGAGGTTGAGGGGGCAggaaaggaaagatggtggaatgagatggccatcattaccctagggacatcattaccctagacgGAACATAGGGTTGATGCcacatggtgtacaaccagagaaatgaaaagttgtgctgaaattgtgtacaatgaaccaaaatgaattttgctgtcatatacacctatttttttttttaaagaccatgTGGTGTTCATTTGGCAATTTGTTTTGTGGgtatttcgtgtgtgtgtgtgtgtgtgtgtgtgtgtgtgtgagagagagagagagagagagagagagagagagagagagagagagagagagagagagcgcattcgagagagtgtgtgtatatgtgggcagtagatgctctatcactgagccacatcaccaccgcctttaaaaaaatttaaacagggtCCTGTTAAGTTACCCAGTCTGGTATCTTAACTTGGTGATCCTCCCAGCAAAGCCtccagtttctgggattataagcatgcacaaGTGTTCTGTGAGATTTATGGTTTGAGACAACCAATTACGCACTGTGCGTGTCCCACCAGCAGATCCAAATAGTATTggtttttttctaagaattttaaaatatttatttttcaattttcggtggacacctttattttattttatgtggtgctgaggatagaacccagcgcccagcgcatgccaggcgagcgcgttaccacttgagccacatccccagccccaaatagtATTGTTTTaagagactgaaaaataaatgaatttaagaagGTTTGGATTCATTCTGGCAACAGAAACATACTGGGCTTGTTAAGAGGTTAAGATGGAAACGCCCAGGTCACCAGGTGTCACATCCTGAAGTGTAGTGTCACTAAGTTCCAACCCTAAGCACCCTCCTCTGCTACTTTACAGGTGAATAGTGCGATACAATGAGGGACCGTTGCAAGTCACGCTCCAGAAACTCCTGACGTACCAGCATTGAGGAGTGATGGTTCGCGGAACCACCACCAGGCCCCATCAGTGACTAATCAGAGTTGCCGGGGGCAAGAGTGCAGGTGGGGCTTTATGCGCAGCAATTTGTTCATCCACCAATCAGAGCCCGCAGAGCTCCAGCTCCTGAGCCAATTGCCTGCTAGGGTGCGTTGAGAGCtggttcaaaatttaaaaaatagaggggGGGTGAGGTAATAAAACGGCCATTGTGAGAGAGGCTGAGGGCTGACCGAAGCGTGAGATCCGTCCAAAGTGAGTGTTAGTAGGCAGGACAGGACCCGACCTTGCGACAAGCATGCCCGTCCCTATACATGAACGAGATATTCCTTCACTGTATTCCATACTCCTTCCCCACAAACAAAATGGTACATTGCAAGATGGCCGACCCTTGGTAGTGGTATGCTCCATCGTGCGTTCTTCCCCACGCCCGGCGTGGTTCATTCCAAGTTGCCACTCCTGAGGTCACACAGACTGGGGAATGTACTCACACGGGGATTTGGACACTGCCACCGTCACATACTTGGGGGTGGACATTCTGAGGGCACACAGATTGAGATGTGACTATTTTCCTGACGCTACAAAAATTGGTACACGGAGAGTTGGTTGGACCTGAAAGTTGGATGGAGGAATGTGCGGAGGGGATTGAGTGGGTGGGAGAGTGCTGGGCAAAACggatatttcttttattcattttactcaGCTCTTttgttaacaacaacaaaagcgtTATTATACCTTATCAAACTTGGTCCTAATTGCTTTACAACGAATGATCTCAGTCATAACAACCATAACTACTATTATTATCTTCACTTCGTGGGTGAAAAGACTGAGGCATTCAAAATTACCAGAAGGTACACAGCTGAGATGGGTTAGGCTGGAGGGCTTCAGATTCTAGTTTTAACCACTTGGCCAGCGCTTTTTTTCTCCACAATtttgaggctcaaacccagggccacacacataccaggcaagtgttctaatACATACTGTGTCACTGTGCTATATTCCCAATACTCTGAGgcaatctccttttttttttttttttggttgtttttattttgagacagggtctgaccaagttgctgaggctgatttcaattgggatcctgcctcagcctcctgagttgctgagagtacaggcatgtgcccattcttttttttttttctaacctttatttatttatttttatatggtgctgaggttgCTAAgccagcactctaccgctgagccacaacctcagccccacgtGCCTAttcttaccttttaattttttttttaaattttcgtatttattttttagttgtagttggacacaacacctttatttcacttgtttttttatgtggtgctgaggatcagacccagggtcttgcacgtgcgaggcgagggctctactgctgagtcacaaccccagccctacattctTACCTTTATAGATGTCTCTGCTTTTCTGTGCAGACCCAGTCCTCACCTACCCCGACCAGGACTGAGAGATCCCAAAATACCATTTGTCCATAGCTTCAGTGAACAGTATGGACAACTCTATGGGAGGAGGCTGGACCCCTGGCACTCATGAgttgtttcttctccttttcctctggcAGGGGGAGTGAAGAAAGGACAGGGAAGCCTTGTTGGAAGAGGACAGTAAACCATAGCATAGATACCTAGACTGTACAGTTTTCTCCTCATTGCAATGCAGGGTCTTGTTCTAGGTAGTGGGGATACTGCAGTGAACAAGACAGACAGGGTTCTGTTCCTGCCTGCCCTGGAGGTGTTTTGGGATACCTGATAGGCAGATTCTGGTTTTCACCATGATGATGCTTTGGCATTCAATGGGCTTGGGCCTGATTTTGGCAGCAGCCTCACACAAGAATGGTAACATACATGAATGTTACTTCAGGATGATAAAAAGAGGCCTCCAAAAATGTTTCTTATTAAAAGTAAGCacttcaggctggggttgtggctcagtggttgagagcttgCCTAGGATgcctgaggcactaggtttgatccctggcactctataagaaaaataaaataaagatattgtgtccatctacaactaaaaagaatttaaaaaaaaatgtaagcactGGGTCTGAGGGGTTGGAAATGATGCTCCCTTAGGTTGTTCCTGACCACAGGAGGTACCCCACAGTCGTGGATACCAAGGGCCAGGAGTGGCAGGAAGGTAAGGGGAGCAGGATGGTGTGGTAATGTAAATTTTGCCAACTTAGCCTCAGTTTGATCTTAAAGAAAAGCAACTGAACTCTCCCCATGCCAAGGTCTTCATCATGTAATGGGGATCAAAGTGTGGAAGACCCCCATATCTTATTACCTATTCAGAGCTTGAGGTGTGGGGATCAATATCTTGTAAGCAATATCTTTCCAAAATACAGTGGTTACtagctggtcatggtggcacatacctgtaatcctaactatttgggagggtgagacagaaggattgcagaAGGATTGCCCATTAAgatgggcaacttagagagaatctgtctctaaaagtaaaaatatctgggcatgtagctcagtggtagaaccctctGGGTTCAACTACCAATAAcacaaaaaagtgtgtgtgtgtgtgtgtgtgtattgtggtCTCTTGGTACCTGTGGGGGATTAGTCACAGGCACCCTCTCCCTTGGATACCAATATCCTGGGATGCTCAAGTATATTTTGTAAAATGGGacagtgtttgcatataacctatacatATCCTCCATATACTATAAATCCCCTTTAGGTTACTTATAATGCCTAACACAacgtaaatgctatgtaaatagttgttacattaTATTGTTTAAGAAATAGGGGCAAGAAAAATAGTATGTGTATGTTCAGTACAAATGctgtttatttccaaaatatctttTGATTCTTGGTTGCTTAAATCCATGGATATGGAAGGAGGActgtaaaacaaaataagcaCAAGCCAACTCAAAGGACCTTTAGCAACCAGTTTTTCTGCACCATAAACAAAAGGCAGATTTGACAAGCCTCCTTACTTTGTGCAAACATCTCTGAAGGTAACAAGTCCTGTCCTCAAAATGAGGGATCAGGCCTCCTCTCAAGGGGAAACATTGAAAGCTCAATGATCTTTCAGGGAAACCAGGTATTCTGCCTAGGGCTAGGTGTTCAAAAGGGCTATACTCACAAACTTCAGAGCTCATTTTCAATTGTGCGTTCAGTAGAAACACTAATTCCATGAAATCTGAAGCtgataaaaatctgttttattttagtattctGGCCCATGAAGGAGATGGAGAGAATGTCTGAAATGGCTCACCAGACCACGTTACAGGGCAGACACAGAGGACCAGTGCCATTTATTCCCCAGGGAGCTTCTGCTCCTCCTGAGATGGTTACCAAGATTGGTTTATTATGATTtcaagaagggaggaagaagacatTTTGTTTGGGTGAAGCACATCATATAGGAAAGTAATTATCGGAAATGTCATGGTGGGAACCCTCCTCCCCTAAGATTAAATGTACATATGCCTAGAGTCCAAGCTACTAAGACTGAGGTAGGGGGGACTGTTTAAGACCAGGACCTTGGGACAACCTGGGCAACATGGCTAGACTgtctccaaaaacaaaataaaaaaattaagtcagcTTGGAATTCTGTGGACATTATGTACAATCCCAATTAGGAATGGAGAGCAAGAGGTGAGGGTTGCTTCCCACTGTCTGCCTGTTTGGTCAATCCTGAAAACAGATGAATTCTTGAATTAGGGATGACATATTAAATTGGTCTGTAACAACTATTTCATGCCATGGCTACTAtattggaagatttttaaaaatcatccctACTAGGCACATGACCATTTTTTCTATACCTGTTCATTTTGGCTATGAACTCCAGTTTGTCTTTGCTCAGCAGGGACTGAAATTTATTGCTGACTTCCAACCTGAaaacctcctgtctcaatctctggagtagctgggaatataaggtgtgtgcccctgcaccAGGATAGTAATTTACATTATGATTTATACTGtcatttgcagtgctggggatggaacccaggatcttaTGAATCCCAGTCCAgaagctaccactgagctacaccccagcctcaATTTATCTTTATTATCCATTCTAGGCTGAGTGTTCGTATGATACTCAGACAACCACCTTCTGCCTATCATTTCTTTTCACCAGTGGCCTAGATCTAAGTCAAATACAAGTTATCACAATAATTACTTAACAATTAGGGATGATTTAGAAACAATTGTTTCTAAAACTGTGACGTCTCTGGCTGATTTGTGTATCTCAGGTGATCAAACAGGTTCAGGATTCTCTGACAATAACTTTTCTtcattgtggtgctggggaacaaattaagggcctcacacatgctatctATGCAAGTGCTCCCTGACTGAGTCAGACCCACAGCcgtttttatttctgaaacaagttcttgctaagttgccaggctggcctctaatttgcaatcctcctgcttcagcctctggagtagctggagttacaggcatgtgccacctggcCCCATTAACAATAGCCTTTTGAGAACATAATTACctggaagaagcaaagaaattTTACCTGAGTCAAGCAACACTTTTTACCACCAGGCAAAAGGTTTGGGACTAAAATAGGGGCCCATTAGTGAACTGGCTCCTTTATAAATTAGAACTCACCATTCCATCTGTAGATAGAAGCCTCCCTTCTTCTTGACTTGCATCAACAATTTGTTCACATATTATATGAatacacaggggctggggctggagctcatcggtagagcacctgcctagcacgtgtgaggcactgggttcgatcctcagcaccacataaaaataaataaataaaaataaagatattgtgtccaactacaactaaaaatattttaaaaaataatatgaaaacacatacacacacacaatttgctGAGGATAGTTTCTGGGAATCTGTCTTGACAGTGAGTTAAACAGAACCCACTGCTATAGTTCTCAGTGTTATTAGTTGGTTTATCTCCACTatgatgaaatacctgagataagtaACTTTTTacaaggaaaggtttattttggctataAGTTTTGAAGGTTCCAATCCATAACTGACTGGCCTCATTGCATagggcctgtggcaaagcagcaTATCATGGGGGGGTTATATAGTGGAGCAAAAGTACTTACCTCATGAACCAGGAACAAAAGTGAGAAAACGGGAGCCCAGAGTCCCACAATCCCCtacaagggcatgcccccaataaTTCAAGGACTTCCCACGAGGCCTCAACTCTTAAAAGTCCAGAgtacctcccaatagtgccaccccAAGGACAAGGCCTTTGACACATGGACTGTTGGGGGACATTTGACTTCTAAACTGTAGCACTCAGGAAGTTCTTCAGAGATGTAGCATTATAGATTCCATAGTGTCTGTCAGGGGATGGACTTCATAATTTCTATATGCTAAGAATGAATTCATGATTATCTGGGTCATTTAACTTGTCTACTATAGCCTGAGCAGGGAGGTTAGGCTGGGAAATGAAATGGTTCCTATCTCAGCAAGGTTCCCACCTTACTTCCAAATTATAATTTCAtctactaaatatttaaaatggtttttattatttactcAATTCTGGTAAATATTGGGTTTGTTTCCAGTTTCTTTTCTGGTCCATTCATCCATtcccctgtccctgccctgcAGGACTGCACTGCAAGGGAGAATGGAGCAATTATCTTCTTGTATTCCTGAAGGCAACTTTGTCAGACAGTACAAAACTGGCAACAGCCTATGGGATGGTAGTGGTCCCATGGGTCAGTCTTCATCCGAGTCACTTGGGCCCATGTATTGGCAGACAGCATCATAGTGAAGCTCTACCAACTGCTTATCTCTCCGCAGTTGCACCAAAGCCCGGCTCTTTGCTCGGTCTCGGCTCAGCAGGTGTCCCACCTGAAGCAGGTGTGAGATGAAGTTAGCAAGGCCGGCCCAGACCCTGGAACACCCTTTGAATGATCCCACTTCCAGTTTTGGGACTTACTCTTCCAGCCTGTGGCCCCAGTACCACCATCACACGGTTGCCCTCTACCTTGGGAACCAGGGTCTCCAGCATGTCTTCCCTCAGGCCTGCAAATGGGGGAGAGGAGAGTGAGGCCTGCAGCAAGGGCTAGCCTAGCCAGGTCTCCCAGAAGGGCCTTTTACATATTCCCTAGAGCCACTTTTCATCCTGTTGATAGATAAGGTGCCACCAAACCCACTGAACAAGTGAGGAAGCCTAGGGAGCAATTCATAGAAATAATTGTAAAAAGGCTGGGTGCAgtgtgcatgcctgcaatcctagtgagctgaggatgtagttcagtggcaaagtatctctggtttctcctatgttcatgtatgtatacatgaccagtgtaactccacatcatgatcaaccacaagaatgggatccaaaATTAGAAttagttgtactccatgtatgtataatatatcaaaatacattctactgtcatatatatctaaaaggaacaaattaaaaaaaatttttaaatctctgttttcgatctctagtaccaaaaaagaaaaaagaaataaccgTAAAAAAAAGGAGCATTAATATAcagtatgtttgtttgtttagtactgGGGGTGAAACCCAGGTCTACATCACCaatccttatttaaaaatttcattttggggttgggaatatagctcagttggtactaAGTTGCTAGCCACAGCCCAGACCCTGGAACCTACCTTTGtctatgctgtgtgtgtgtgttgctaggggtggaacccagaaccttgcacatcCCATGCCTGGGCAAGATTCTTGGCCTCAGACATTCAACCTCCAGGATGTGAATGCCCCAGCTGCCATGGCTCAGACTCACCTTCTAGGATTCGGCCTTCATCTGTCCGACACACACAGGTGTCTGGGCTCAAGACATCTTCAATTGTCATCTAGGAGATgggtgaagaaaatgaaagatgttTAGAGAGGTAAGGGGCCCAGTCCCTGGGTAAGAAAGGGTTCCTAAATCTGTGGTCTTTGCACCTTGGTGTTGTAATACTGGCCACCCTTGTGTAGCTTGTCCACAAACCGCACACGCAGGTCCCTGTGTAACCAGTGCTGGGTCATGGGGGTTGCTTTCTTATTCTTGGCTGCAGGCCCATCATTCCTGTGGAGAGAGGGCCAGCACCAGCATTAGATCTTTATCCCACACATGTTCCAGACACCCTACCTTTGTCTAAGCTGTGAAACCCACTCATACTGCTGTTGCTAGTTATACCTCTGCACCCTCCTTGCACCAGAAGCCCTCTCTCTGTGCTTAAGCCTCCCCACAACcctgtcttcttcctcctccccagatGCCCAGAGTCTCACCGGTCTGGAGGGTGTTTCCGCTTCCTCTCTGAGTCTTCCCAGCGGACATGGAGGTCTTGATTCTGGAGGGCCTTCCGTGATGAGCCTGTTCCATTCTGTTGTCCCAGTGAAGTTCTGCTCACCTGGCCTGTTCAAGGGGGTGAAGGGAAAGCCAGAAAGAACCTCActgtctcactttttttttgctgGTAGTGGGGAATGAACccctgggtgcttaaccactaagctacatctcccatcttttaaaaaacattttttttgagacagggtcttgctaagttgctaaggctggtcttgaacttgtgatcttcctgcctcagcctcttgagaagctgggattataaatgtaaaccactgcacccagctcttacTACCCTTTCCAAGGCCACATTTTACCCTAAGGCCATCTCCCACCTGCCAAAATACCCCTTTCCCCATTGTGCCTTTGCCGGGGCTATAAGAATGCTTTTCCCCTTGAGCTGCACGGTTTTGGCATCCTTCAGGAAGCTTTTCTTAATCACTCAGCCCATGCCAAGTGTTCACCAGAAGTAGCCATCTAGTGTGCACTACAGAACCCTGGAGAGCTACCATCATCCATCTGCCAAATCCCTCCTACTGTCATGCCTTTACCTGGACTACTCTGCCAGCCTCCTTTTAGTTACACCCTAACTGTAGGTCTCCCTTCCTAGCAAAAGACAGTGACATCATCCCCGATAGACAAGGACCTCCAGAGAGCAGGAATTATTTTCCACACCCATTTCTTTCCCCTTAGAGAGAGGCCAAAGACCTAGGGGTACTAGATCAATCTTTCTTCAATCTCACTGAATAAACTGGGCTggggtgtcactcagtggtagaatgcctgcttagtatgcaggaggccctggatactagcaccaacaaacaaaaatatgaataaactcTTCATGTTCTGACCTCTGACTAGAAGTAAACCAGCCAGGCAGACCACTGCCCATGGCCTCTGCAGATCAAAAACCCACCCAACAAGATAGGCCTTGCTGACCTCCAGTGTTCCTCCAAATCCCCCATCTATGAAAGTGGCTCACTCACCAATATGCAGGGAGTTTCTGTCAAACTCCTGCTGGGAAACAGGTCGCAGGCAGTACTCACTAACAGTCACCATGCGGCTGCCCACAGCTAGACGGACCATGGCCCGCACATTGTCAGGATCTAGGCCTTCCACCTAGAGTCAGGGGAGGGAGAAGTCAGAGAGGTTGAATGGACCCCATCCACCTAGGACCAAGTTGTCCACCCCTTACTTCCAATAGACTTGAGTCCTGTGTGTCTCTCCCACAAGGCTATGACCTGTGAGGGCTGAGAACAGGTCTGGTTCCTCTGTCTCTTCTACTAATCTATGATCCCTAAGAACTGGGACTAGGCTGCGTTCCTCTGTCTGTCTCAGCAGACTGTTCAGCTCAAATATTCTTTAAGCATTTAATCCTCAAGTACCCTGTGGCATTTgacatttctctcttctttggcTAGGAACTGAGACTCATAAAAACCCATCAAATGGTCCTGAGTTACCTAGTGAGGCAGTGGGTGAAGCAGGCCTGAAAGACTACGATTCTGAGCCTTTCTACTCCAaacccaattatttatttattttttggtcagGCTCATAACCACAGGGCCATATCCCAaggccctttttaatattttttatttagagatagggtctcattaagttgcttagggccttgctaaattgctgagactggctttgaactcgtgatcctcctgccttctgccTCCCGAGCTGATGTgattacaggcgggcaccacTGCTTCCAGCGCCAAACCTAATTCTTCCTCCCTTTGGCCTTCAAATTCATCTTCCCTGCTTGAGCTCCAGGGATATCTTGGTTACTTACCTTTCCATAGAGGCCTCGGTGAGGGCCAGAAAGAACCATCACTGCTCCTCCAGGCACGAGCCCTTGAGGCTGGTCTTCCTTATCTTTTTCTTGCTCCCCAACTGGTCTCAGTAGGGTGTCAGAGCCAGTGGAGGCCAAGGCCTGGGCCTCAGTCAAGTTTGCACCCAGCCCTAACCCCTTGGGCCTCAGTGAATTGACACGGGGCTTCACTACTCTGTAGAAAGGAATACAGGGTTGTGGAGAGATGCAGTAGTCTTTAGTGCCTCATTCTACCCCCCATCATCCAAACCCACCCCATCAATATTATCAACAATATCATTTCCAACCTCACATTAGGACTGGAGTTTTTGTGGTACCacggtcttgcacatgctaggcaagtgctctaatcctaagctatatcctcagcccttatatttgtttatttatttattgggtaccagggattgaactcaggggcacttaac
This window of the Urocitellus parryii isolate mUroPar1 chromosome X, mUroPar1.hap1, whole genome shotgun sequence genome carries:
- the Gpkow gene encoding G-patch domain and KOW motifs-containing protein gives rise to the protein MADAEDDALPSAAGSTAPISFGFTRTSTRRRLVDPKDGERSAPEKDFLKTVEDRELQSVKPTEAPKELVIPLIQNGYRRQPLAQMTGPSTDTEALEDGVLSQAVKELIEESKKSLEERENVGVDPKLAIPMIQKGCTPNRKEEDSEPQAETVPEEADYEAVPVEAYGLAMLRGMGWKPGEGIGRTFNQVVKPRVNSLRPKGLGLGANLTEAQALASTGSDTLLRPVGEQEKDKEDQPQGLVPGGAVMVLSGPHRGLYGKVEGLDPDNVRAMVRLAVGSRMVTVSEYCLRPVSQQEFDRNSLHIGQVSRTSLGQQNGTGSSRKALQNQDLHVRWEDSERKRKHPPDRNDGPAAKNKKATPMTQHWLHRDLRVRFVDKLHKGGQYYNTKMTIEDVLSPDTCVCRTDEGRILEGLREDMLETLVPKVEGNRVMVVLGPQAGRVGHLLSRDRAKSRALVQLRRDKQLVELHYDAVCQYMGPSDSDED